From Corvus cornix cornix isolate S_Up_H32 chromosome 6, ASM73873v5, whole genome shotgun sequence, one genomic window encodes:
- the CISD1 gene encoding CDGSH iron-sulfur domain-containing protein 1, protein MGPGQNSALRVEWIAAVSLAAGAAAVGYLAYKKFLSKDKCCKAMVNPHIQKDNPKIVHAFDMEDLGDKAVYCRCWRSKKFPLCDGSHTKHNEETGDNVGPLIIKRKEA, encoded by the exons TTGAATGGATTGCTGCAGTGTCCttagctgctggagcagctgctgttggaTATCTAGCTTACAAAAAATTTCTCTCTAAAGACAAATGCTGCAAAGCAATGGTGAATCCCCATATCCAGAAGGATAACCCCAAGATAGTCCATGCCTTTGATATGGAAGATCTGGGAGACAAGGCTGTGTACTGTCGTTGTTGGAGGTCTAAGAAG ttccCACTGTGTGATGGCTCTCACACAAAGCACAACGAGGAAACTGGCGACAACGTTGGGCCTCTGATCATCAAGAGGAAGGAGGCGTAG